Proteins encoded within one genomic window of Mesobacillus subterraneus:
- a CDS encoding methyl-accepting chemotaxis protein codes for MKSMEEIKRDDLERKNSLIVKATLVSVILAAVVDIAMHKEIAVIFSIIVGGGAGVGIVAFLHYSKKLTKLIPYLSVVIVSAVLFLIMETSVSPTAYTLLYFILAAAAIYMDRKLLILASGLGFVIITAFTLMHNHELPLETKNYVTIYLLYMLVTVMLGFQFSISKKLAQTIVSAQQETESLLIKDLETRKVIESNTRSIAKLIDDVKFKSKENYQSSIEMTQSVTEISAGINIQSDSVVDITQSLESTNQVISRTSQLVTKLHQDAMTAEMVSDKGDELMSSLISELTASYENMQNVNSHILSLSALIKETTSFAADIQGIASQTNLLALNASIEAARAGESGKGFAVVAEEVRKLADITSNTATQITENLQSVMSDTSKTKEGVNLTAEKLTQNLELAAETMEAFETIHQTFKVLKSDITEQEGLTRTILDSSMAIESSITGFSSVIQQASAALEEISSSAISQSEHHEHLFKSVEAAHQSLDNLIKLQE; via the coding sequence ATGAAAAGTATGGAAGAAATTAAGAGAGATGATTTGGAAAGAAAAAATTCTTTAATCGTCAAAGCCACATTGGTATCTGTCATTTTGGCTGCAGTTGTTGATATTGCAATGCATAAGGAAATTGCCGTAATTTTTTCAATCATAGTGGGCGGGGGAGCCGGAGTAGGAATCGTTGCATTTCTCCACTATTCAAAAAAGTTAACGAAACTAATCCCTTATCTTTCTGTTGTCATTGTTTCCGCAGTACTTTTCTTAATTATGGAAACTAGTGTCTCACCTACTGCCTATACGCTTCTTTATTTTATCCTTGCTGCCGCAGCGATCTACATGGACAGGAAATTACTGATTTTGGCTTCAGGTCTCGGGTTTGTAATTATCACGGCATTCACATTGATGCATAACCACGAGCTGCCATTGGAAACGAAAAACTATGTAACTATTTATCTATTGTATATGCTGGTTACAGTCATGCTTGGCTTTCAGTTTTCCATCTCCAAGAAGCTCGCTCAAACGATTGTGTCGGCACAGCAGGAAACAGAGAGTCTGTTGATAAAAGATCTAGAGACACGCAAAGTAATCGAAAGCAATACAAGGAGCATTGCAAAGCTGATAGATGATGTTAAATTCAAGAGCAAGGAAAATTATCAATCTTCCATTGAAATGACCCAGTCCGTAACAGAGATATCTGCTGGGATCAATATTCAGTCTGATTCAGTTGTGGATATCACCCAATCTCTTGAGAGTACAAATCAGGTCATCTCCAGAACATCTCAACTTGTAACAAAGTTGCATCAGGACGCAATGACTGCCGAAATGGTTTCAGATAAAGGCGATGAACTGATGTCCAGCCTTATCTCAGAATTGACAGCTTCATATGAGAATATGCAGAATGTCAATTCACACATCCTGTCTCTATCCGCGCTGATCAAGGAAACAACCAGCTTTGCAGCGGATATCCAGGGAATTGCTTCCCAAACTAATTTGCTGGCATTGAACGCATCTATTGAGGCAGCGCGTGCTGGAGAAAGCGGAAAAGGATTCGCCGTCGTTGCAGAAGAAGTAAGGAAGCTCGCTGACATCACAAGTAATACAGCGACGCAAATAACCGAAAACTTACAAAGCGTTATGAGCGATACTTCTAAAACAAAAGAAGGGGTTAACCTGACGGCGGAAAAACTTACACAAAACCTTGAATTAGCTGCAGAGACAATGGAAGCATTTGAAACTATACACCAAACTTTCAAAGTATTGAAGAGTGACATTACTGAGCAGGAGGGTCTGACAAGAACCATTTTGGATTCCTCAATGGCAATCGAAAGTTCCATTACCGGCTTCAGCTCCGTCATCCAGCAGGCAAGCGCCGCGCTGGAGGAAATTTCATCATCAGCAATTTCGCAGAGCGAACATCATGAACATTTATTTAAATCAGTTGAAGCAGCACATCAATCTTTGGATAACTTAATTAAGCTGCAGGAATAA
- a CDS encoding SpoIIIAH-like family protein, which produces MLLKKQTVWLLTMLSLVVVLSVYYITAPEQQKADLAGVEEQQAEGKETAATESKDGKTVISGIASDEKFEALRMKLEEQRTKMKEDLQAIVASTDLPAQDRSDAIEKMNELDEVAQKEGVLETLITSMGYEDALVRADGENVRITVKAQEHSASAANEIIQMVRTELGSLQPVAVQFEPVK; this is translated from the coding sequence ATGTTATTGAAAAAGCAAACGGTTTGGTTATTGACGATGTTAAGTCTTGTAGTGGTACTGTCGGTGTATTATATTACTGCACCTGAGCAGCAAAAAGCAGATCTTGCAGGTGTTGAAGAGCAGCAGGCTGAAGGTAAAGAAACAGCGGCAACAGAATCCAAGGATGGCAAAACAGTCATTTCTGGCATTGCAAGCGATGAAAAGTTCGAAGCACTTCGCATGAAGCTTGAGGAGCAGCGCACTAAAATGAAGGAAGACCTCCAGGCAATTGTGGCTTCCACTGACCTGCCTGCCCAAGACCGCAGCGACGCTATTGAAAAGATGAACGAGCTTGATGAAGTGGCTCAAAAGGAAGGCGTACTTGAAACATTGATTACTTCAATGGGCTATGAAGATGCACTTGTCCGTGCTGACGGAGAAAACGTCAGAATCACGGTGAAAGCTCAGGAGCATTCAGCATCTGCAGCAAACGAGATCATTCAGATGGTGCGTACAGAACTTGGCTCATTACAGCCAGTAGCTGTACAATTTGAGCCTGTAAAATAA
- the spoIIIAG gene encoding stage III sporulation protein AG: MDNEKGPLSWLKKQLSGKDGPPEKKSGKYQYLMIVVLFGAAIMLIGNILGDQNPDVAVTATKEAGTEEEAAVFGQKKSAGNDVISEYEEAYEAQLTEMLEGINGVGDVTVFVNVDATDKKVFEKNTVIQSQTTDETDREGGKRKVQDASQDEQLVIIRNGEKEVPIVLETKKPEIRGVLVVAKGAENIQVKKWIIEAVTRALDVPNHRVAVMPKKSKGE, translated from the coding sequence ATGGATAATGAGAAGGGTCCACTAAGCTGGCTTAAGAAGCAATTGAGCGGCAAGGACGGACCGCCAGAGAAGAAATCTGGCAAATACCAATACTTAATGATTGTCGTCCTGTTCGGGGCAGCAATCATGCTCATAGGCAACATCCTGGGTGACCAGAATCCCGATGTGGCGGTTACAGCCACGAAGGAGGCAGGAACTGAAGAGGAAGCTGCCGTGTTCGGACAAAAGAAATCGGCAGGCAATGACGTCATTTCCGAGTATGAAGAAGCTTATGAAGCCCAATTGACCGAGATGCTCGAAGGTATTAATGGCGTTGGGGATGTCACAGTTTTTGTAAACGTGGACGCTACTGACAAGAAAGTCTTTGAAAAGAATACGGTCATCCAATCACAGACCACTGATGAAACGGATCGTGAAGGCGGCAAACGCAAGGTCCAGGACGCTTCACAGGATGAGCAGCTGGTCATCATCCGCAACGGTGAAAAAGAGGTTCCTATCGTTCTGGAGACAAAGAAGCCAGAAATCAGAGGAGTTCTCGTAGTGGCAAAGGGTGCCGAAAATATACAAGTGAAAAAATGGATTATCGAGGCCGTCACCAGGGCTTTGGATGTACCAAACCATCGGGTGGCTGTCATGCCTAAAAAATCTAAGGGGGAATAA